One window of the Oncorhynchus gorbuscha isolate QuinsamMale2020 ecotype Even-year linkage group LG17, OgorEven_v1.0, whole genome shotgun sequence genome contains the following:
- the LOC124002252 gene encoding guanine nucleotide-binding protein G(I)/G(S)/G(O) subunit gamma-2, with product MASNNTASIAQARKLVEQLKMEANIDRIKVSKAAADLMSYCEAHAKEDPLLSPVPASENPFREKKFFCAIL from the exons ATGGCGTCCAACAACACAGCAAGCATCGCCCAGGCCAGGAAGCTGGTAGAGCAGCTGAAGATGGAGGCCAACATCGACAGGATAAAG GTGTCCAAAGCAGCAGCAGACTTAATGTCATACTGCGAAGCCCATGCCAAAGAAGACCCGCTCCTGTCGCCGGTGCCCGCATCCGAAAACCCTTTTAGGGAGAAGAAGTTCTTCTGTGCCATCCTGTAA